In Planococcus citri chromosome 4, ihPlaCitr1.1, whole genome shotgun sequence, the genomic window cacatgggtagagaaccattttaatgattgttatctattaaatagtaaaaaaaatattcaaaattaaagcgcCGTTTGCCATAGTGACTGAgtcatgacacaagattttgttttttatgttcagGCCAAGTGTGATTATGATTGAAcaatatgttggaaattttttaaaagtctgtagTTTCATTACCAACAGTAACCACCTTCTGAAATCAATGTTTACCAaccttaaaacacaaaaaacgctaaaaatagtgtagttactgcgttttgaagaaaaattgctggtttttactgcgttttgaagtaaatcTCAACTTTGAGTGGGATTTTCGAGGTGAAGCATGGCAGATGGATTTACAACGATGGCTGCAatcgattccccgttgaattttacataggaaaacactcttatctcaattttcataaaaatggacttacggcgttttgatatccagctcctcaaTTACTATGGCATTTCCTTTGTCTGCTTTCATATATAGCACATATTTTTCTTTGAGGGTTTTTATAGTTCTGTGGTATGTTATTGGTTGGTTGGTAGTTCTAGTCTTTGTTATGACATCTAAGTATGCATTGCCCGTGTAGAAAAAACGAGGTATTTACCACAAGTTTACCACAAAGTAGGTGGTATATCACTGATTTACTCTTGATATACCATCAAATTGTGGTATACCACTAGTaaatgtaaaaagtaaaatttactactGTTATacaatttcctgaaaatgtAAATGCAAAAGTTTACCACTGGTTTACCATTTAGTAAATTTAACAACATGGTAAACCAATGGTAAATGAAAGATGTAAAATTTACCACTGGTTTACtatattttgataatgttttacTGTCTAAAAAGTGAAACCATGTTTGTAATACCATTGGTAAATGTGAGGAGGTAAATTTTACCATTGGTTATACCAAGCAAATCGTTTTTTGATTTGCTGAAGGATAAAGTTATCAAAAGTCCAAACTTTGTAggttattcacaatttttgtgcaattttttcatcaactttgaagtttttaaagcacatcacgttttaaatttcagttctagataatttatggtattttattgaaaaaaaatataaaaagcaCTCAAAAAACGCGACATTACTTTGTAGAAATCTacaaaaaacattataattacaaaataatgtcatccattcagaaaaatacatatttcttgGGGACTGGTTAGGTATAGAATCAAATCTTtttcatgaacaaatttttaatcaaggtTTCCAggtgtttttcagattttcagatggtattttttcaagacttCAAATAGGATTTACTAGATTCATGTCTTCCTACCCCATAAACTACCCACTTtcagtgaaaactgaaaaaatgtgcaCCTCATCACCTATATCCTCATAAAAAAAGTCAGTAAACAAAGTGCATGATCTGGTATCATCTGCAAAATATCGCCCCATGaaatattattacaaaaaatgaaagaaaataaataagaataaaatcatCACATCTCCAAAATTCGACTAAGTCCAAATTTCCTAAACAAATAAACCCATATAACACCACATCCTCCATCGAACGCAGTAGCCTAGTTGTCAGAGCAGAGCGGAAGTAAGTGGTGATATAGAGGTCGTGGGTTCGATCCCCACCCAGGgcacgaatttttttattttgaaaaattttttaggtagcATTTTAACATCAACTCTTGCTATTCTGTACACACAATGTGCATTTCAAGCCTTTTAAAACAATACAAAGGGCTTGACTTGCATTTCCAAACCAGTTGTAATTTGCATGGTATACTAGTGGTTTACGTGTTTCAATCTATGACTTGTATACAACATGGTATTCAACATAGTATATCCACCCAGTTAACTATGTGGTATACATCTGGTTTTTTCTACACGGGTGTTGTCCGATTTTTGTTTTGGTGTTGTAATCAAGCCTTTTGGTTGCTACATCAATGTCAGTTATTATGTCCTCAATAGGTGCTTGTTTGGGTGGCAGGGCAAATTTCAATCCTTTCTTGAGTAGCTCTTGTTCAGCTTCAGTGAAGGTTTTGTTGGTCaggttttttattgtttcaggCTGTGTATCATTTTCAATATGGTCTGTTGTTGTTCCTTTCTGTTTGATTATGCGGTTTCTCAGTTTGTTGTTCAGTTCTTCTGTTTtgctttttctcattttgtaaATGGTGTTGTACAGTCTGGTTTCAAACACATCCCATTCAACAGGGTGATATTCTTTGGTCAGTTGTTTGTGAGCTTTATAACAATCCATTTCCAGGTTAGCTCTTGTtctatacttttgattgatatCAGCTTTTAGCCATTCTCTTTTAGCTTTGAGGATGGCTATATGTCCAGTTCTGGTAGTGGTTTTAGTCCTTAACTGTATGAAGTTGGGAAACACATCACACTTTTGACACTTCTTAAGGAAATTTATATCACATACAATCAAATTCACTTCAATCTGTAGGATTGACCACACCTAACCTTTACTTTAAGATGTACACTTTGTATTAGTTCATTAAGTGCTCTTacctgatgatgaaaagttgtactttttgaaaagatctttgcaatataaagcttaaaaataaggagagagttttttcttttccaattattggactccttagttttggttcatcctttACCAACTGatctgagtaaaaaaaaaacttacctacttattacgtTTATCGATGCTTTTTAGgtgatgaaaacaaaaatcatgtaAAGCAGTACGTGGAAAAAATCCAGGATGCCTTGGCAGTACCTTATGTATTGCAGAAGCGGGTTTCAATGCCAGCATTTGAACACGTTCTATTCTTGTTCACTTTCATCAGAGGTTAAGTATCTATATTTACCTACATAAgtacgaaataaaaaaacaaaggtTATATACTTACTGTTTTATTTGACTACTATGTTTTTTATGGCTGCTATTAGAATTTACATCAAAATCGTTGTACTTATTCGATCATTATTCATGTTTTTAGAGTGGCTGAGTGTGAAATTTCCGGTACCTATAGTCAGATTCGCCTATCAAACACACTTGACTACCTGAAAATTTACACAGAAAacaatggtaggtacctattggatACACTGATTTTGGCTGCGTAAGGCTACTGTTTTGCCAccccaccaattttttttttccgaaCGGAAAGGAAACTGTTCTAACGTCGAGACCGGAGGTTGCTCTAACTTGCTTCAACAATGCTCTATCCTCTTCAGGTGGTCTTCCTCTTCCTCTGAAAACGGTTTGGCTGGCGAAatcaacataggtacctacctaaattaaaatcattttcattacCTTAATCACTTCctgctttttacaaaacttgcaaaagttttcaatcagttttcTCTCTCATTTCCCATtgccaatttaatttttccacttattactcgtatattacctatttattcatCTCCATTGCTCTTGGTGTAAAATTTCAGGTACCGTACTTAGTCAAATTCGTCTTGAAATGTTAATGTTTGGTAGGcggatattttgaaattttaactcagCCAGTCTAAAAACACGAATAATGAGAAAATACAACGAGTTTAGTGTAAATTCTACAGGCAGcgagaaaaaataaaggaaaaaaacactGTAGTCAAGTAAAATAGATAACCAAAACGAAAAATCTGCCAACTAACATTTACTTGAATGAAACTTCACCACACAGGATATCCACATCCGCAACCAAATGATATTCGttgtattaaaaataatgaatatcgCTCCTGTGGTTTCGATAATTATGGAAATTCACTCATGGGGGTTTCAGAAACTGATTTAAAAGAGCAATCAAATTACACTTTCAACATATGCAATACGAATGGTTGTATTAATGATACCTTCAACGCCCTACATATGACTGGTGAGCCGAGTTATGTTTTACAAAGtactgaaattttgaacgttAAATATGTCTGTGGAAGGAATAATGTACTTATCTATGTACTTGTGCATAGAAAATGACACCACTGAGCTGGAAGTAACTCCGCATCAAAATTATACACAAATTTGCTGTTATGATCGATCAAAATCAGCTTGGGATGCACGATGGGTAATCTGCGAGGATGAAACAGAAAAGATCCGTAAAGTAAGACAATAATTTCTTAAAACACAATATACATAGGTAATGAATTAaccagaatgcattacaatactcatttttccctttaaaatttatgaaatatgaaaaaagaaatgtttaaagttgtgtgaacaaaaaaatgaccaaggcGGTTTTCaccattagcccttcaattataagtatttaaattgatttttttaggtttttgaaagtggcaacactgattttgacatcattcgtcgattaccctctcaaagaactacaatttttttaaaaagttcaaaattctataccacgtacaaccaaagcaatttgcaactgaaaatttccattttcggccattttggagaactttgaagtgaatcggtgagaacagaaaggggctaagtccattttcgcacttttcaggaataacaaaaaactgatttatttggaaatcaaaaatttttggtaaacatgcttaaggtcattgaaagaggaccccgagacacaatttttagcactgtttagaaaaaaaatattcacgtgcgccggcgctgttgctgtctaaacaaatgggacttggaccctttctgcactcaatcgccaaaatttcttttgaaattgctcgggcacgaatggggcttgattctacatctaagtgcatcatttagactgctatctcatTCAAATTGACCACAAACCCCTTGAGGTATAAgactttttgccaaagttgttaattttttcatctttattcaGTTCAGAGATGAACTTGTACCGGTAGGTCGTGCGCCCGCAGCTACCACCATAAGTGGAAGTTGTGAGCCCATATACGTAGCATCGCGCAGCTCCATTAGCGGCGCGATCTAGCGGTGTAGTTCGAAGAAGCTTCACCGATCGGATGCTGTGAAAGCAGCATCAGTATGTTTTCGTTAGCTTTCGCTACATTACGTTGAGACTGAATGCCAGCTATGCAGATGAGTAAGCTCAACTTAGGGATTCGTTTATTTACTGTAGTAATTGTGTCTTTACTCATTCGCTTGTATATTTCATGTAGTTGTGTATTTATTGTGAAAGAGCAGCGTAACCTTGTGAAGCTGTCTCTGACTTCCGAAATAAAGCGTCTTAAAGTACCTTTGGTATCAACTTTATTGTGTCAGCGTTCGTTCCACGATCAGAGAAGCTGTACCTCAGCCTTGGCCTATTATAAGAGCTGTTTCCCGACACTCTTCCCCATTGGAGTTTGCTACCCTTTATTCGTCACCCCAAGTAGCATCTTCGATACATGTAGCAGGTCTCCACCCAGGTGGCAAGAGCGGTAACCCACCTCACCTCTAcaaacttaaatttcaaaaaatggtcttctcaaaaatgttagttatttttcaaagaattcaaaaaattttacaaaaaagtcatatatgcggatccgccctttttctgtgCCCAAATacccactttcccggcagttttgcggaaatctgacatcaccagtcgatccgccgtactttgaaaccacTATATccgtgagaaaaaaacatttccaaaaatgtgacttggtaCCTTTCTGTTCTCACTGATTCAAGTgtctccgtcaaaaaaaaatcaaaaaaatgtccagttcgcgtcattcgtcatcgtttgatgacctctacctCTACACACGatctaattctaaaaaaaaattgaagacccctcgtgcaaaaatccgccgatttggcatggaatgacccacctgaatataaaaaaaatgaaagtattattattttattaaaatctccaggaagaaaaaattgagccaCCTTTCCACATTACTTGTTGGACTATGTCTGTGGCACGTACAGGCACATATAAAACAAAAACGCTGGTGGACACACAATGGCAGACGATTTGTACATTTAATTTGAAAAGCAGCAATGTCACAACGATTATACCATCCACAATCACcctgaataatttttcaacaaatcaaGCTAAAACCACAACTGAAAATATTCTGGGTACGTTTACTTTCAATAGACGACGGTACGAGTAATTGCGTTTTCAATTTAGTACCTACTTGGTGATAAAAGGATAGGTATCTATGCGAATTTCAGAAACACGGAATGTGAAGTTCAACTCATCCACAACCATCCGCAATTCAACTAACCAGGCTACAACTATAACAGAAAATACTCTTGGTGCGATTCCTTTCAATactggtaattaaaaaaatgtttttcaaccgCAGGACAACCGCTATTCAcacattcaatttaaaaaaaactaatttaaacattttgatttttttttcaaatattccattattgaaaatCGCGCCTTGCCTCTTTCGGAAAAGATGGTTCTAGCTTCAAAATACTGGTCACCATATTGATAATAATATTACTATTCTCAATAATAATTGGTATTTGTTTTTTCTGCAATTACAAGAGGTAAGTGACGATGTCCCTTTCATATTGGGCATTTGGTTTTGAGACGCTAACACGAGAAATTTACAGGGAACTGAAAAAACGAGAAAGAGAAATTGTAAACATAACACAAATGGTGAAACAGATCATTGTTCGAAAACAAATCGACAttggcgaaaattttcaagatattgcGGTACCTATATTACATCTATTCGCATAAATATGCacatttatactttttttttaaggatACCTGCTGTTATCTGCATAAAattaagtacctctacctatatgaTTCAAATGCACTAATGGGGatcatttcatattttccaaccAATAGAATATGCCAGTCGTTTCAATTCAACATTCAAGAAGTGGTCAAGTCAGAAATGGTATGGTATCTGTTGGCGAGTATGAAATGCCATTAGATGAACGTTGGGAATATCCCCGGAAAAATTTGCGCATTATGAACACTTTGGGTGAAGGCgaatttggaaaagttgttCAAGCTGAAGCGATAAACATTTCAGTACATGGAAGCGGAATAACAATTGTAGCAGTGAAAATGCTCAAAGGTTAGTCATCTTTAAAGCTAAATTcaacataaattgatatatgtATAGTCAAATACCTACCAGCAAAAGCACAATTatctaattgataaaaatgaagaattgaaaaaatagtgaataTTTGTTTGAACAATGATAAATTTTCTTTAATATTTCAGACAACCATTCTGACTCTGATATGATCGATTTAGTATCTGAAATGGAAGTACTAAAGTTACT contains:
- the LOC135844834 gene encoding fibroblast growth factor receptor homolog 1-like, with translation MYSCLDWSQKTGIRVIRRILLQVKCKGDENKNHVKQYVEKIQDALAVPYVLQKRVSMPAFEHVLFLFTFIRGYPHPQPNDIRCIKNNEYRSCGFDNYGNSLMGVSETDLKEQSNYTFNICNTNGCINDTFNALHMTENDTTELEVTPHQNYTQICCYDRSKSAWDARWVICEDETEKIRKEEKIEPPFHITCWTMSVARTGTYKTKTLVDTQWQTICTFNLKSSNVTTIIPSTITLNNFSTNQAKTTTENILETRNVKFNSSTTIRNSTNQATTITENTLGAIPFNTDGSSFKILVTILIIILLFSIIIGICFFCNYKRELKKREREIVNITQMVKQIIVRKQIDIGENFQDIANMPVVSIQHSRSGQVRNGMVSVGEYEMPLDERWEYPRKNLRIMNTLGEGEFGKVVQAEAINISVHGSGITIVAVKMLKDNHSDSDMIDLVSEMEVLKLLGNHPNILRLLGCCSQGGPLLVITELAHNGNLKNFLQKHRHQSIKPTEITLLTYARQIAQGMIHLTAMKCIHRDLAARNVLVTADHTMKIADFGLARNVENSEYYKKTTEGRLPVKWMAPEALLHNKYSIKSDVWSYGVLLWEIVTFGENPYPSIKSFAGVIQVIIQNRRLEKPLNTSADVYNLMLDCWKYEPKQRPNFSTIVERITELLGNVDVDNESDYSENSDQSELRSLISPTDSTEDENASELHYSLKG